The proteins below are encoded in one region of Micromonospora pisi:
- a CDS encoding SapB/AmfS family lanthipeptide codes for MALLDLQGLELTAAELKGGDPGGSRASLLLCGDSSLSLVTCN; via the coding sequence ATGGCGCTTCTCGACCTGCAGGGCCTGGAACTGACCGCGGCCGAGCTCAAGGGGGGCGACCCGGGTGGAAGCCGGGCCAGCCTGCTGCTCTGCGGCGACAGCTCGCTGTCCCTGGTGACCTGCAACTGA
- a CDS encoding response regulator transcription factor: MIRTLLALDGALIRGALAFVLTIEDDIDVVAELDRIEQVESAIRSSRPDVAVVDSGLYGTGRSAGTAPHYEQPCPVLVLVDTRRPRALGGALHSRSRNVGFLGNDVPPQRVVDGVRRLARGEPVVDAELVVAALNTESPLTARETEVLEIAADGSPVVEIAARVGLSPGTVRNHLSRIATKAGARTRIEAVRIAHDAGWI; encoded by the coding sequence TTGATCCGCACACTGCTGGCTCTCGACGGCGCGCTCATCCGTGGCGCGCTGGCCTTCGTACTGACCATTGAGGACGACATCGACGTGGTGGCCGAACTCGATCGGATCGAACAGGTCGAGTCCGCCATCCGGTCGAGTCGTCCCGACGTGGCGGTCGTCGACTCGGGGCTCTACGGCACCGGCCGATCCGCCGGGACGGCGCCACACTACGAACAGCCGTGCCCGGTGCTCGTGCTGGTCGACACCCGCCGGCCCCGCGCACTCGGCGGGGCGCTGCACAGCCGCAGCCGCAACGTCGGCTTCCTCGGCAACGACGTACCTCCGCAACGGGTGGTCGACGGGGTGCGCCGGCTCGCCCGGGGAGAGCCGGTGGTCGACGCGGAACTGGTCGTGGCGGCGCTGAACACCGAGAGCCCGCTGACCGCCCGGGAGACCGAGGTGCTGGAGATCGCCGCGGACGGCTCCCCGGTGGTCGAGATCGCGGCCCGGGTCGGTCTGTCACCGGGCACCGTACGCAATCACCTGTCCCGGATCGCGACCAAGGCCGGCGCCCGGACCCGGATCGAGGCGGTCCGGATAGCCCACGACGCAGGCTGGATCTGA
- a CDS encoding response regulator transcription factor, producing MIRVLIVEEMGLLRGALRMMLASEDDLEVVADLAPGADIVSVVRRERPDVVLIDIELADVDPLAVLRQLGARARGSAVLALTGRRCPQTLQAALRAGVRGFVDKNLPPTELLRLVRLVAAGERVIDPATAVAALSPPVGPLTDREREVLRAAAEGLPLREIACRLYLAYGTVRNHLTVILRKTGARNRLEAVRRAQRDGWL from the coding sequence GTGATCCGCGTGCTGATCGTCGAGGAGATGGGGCTGCTCCGGGGCGCGCTCCGGATGATGCTCGCCAGCGAGGACGACCTGGAGGTGGTCGCCGACCTCGCGCCCGGCGCCGACATCGTCTCCGTCGTACGTCGGGAACGTCCGGACGTCGTACTGATCGACATCGAGCTCGCGGACGTCGACCCGCTGGCGGTGCTGCGACAACTCGGCGCACGGGCGCGGGGGAGCGCGGTGCTGGCGTTGACCGGCCGCCGGTGCCCGCAGACCCTCCAGGCGGCGCTGCGCGCGGGCGTACGCGGATTCGTCGACAAGAACCTGCCGCCAACCGAGCTGCTCCGGTTGGTGCGGCTGGTGGCGGCGGGGGAGCGGGTGATCGACCCGGCGACCGCGGTGGCGGCGCTGAGTCCCCCCGTCGGCCCGCTCACCGACCGGGAGCGGGAGGTGCTGCGGGCGGCGGCGGAGGGGCTGCCGCTACGGGAGATCGCCTGCCGGCTCTACCTCGCGTACGGGACCGTGCGCAACCATCTCACCGTGATCCTGCGCAAGACCGGTGCCCGGAACCGGCTGGAGGCGGTCCGGCGGGCCCAGCGGGACGGATGGCTGTGA
- a CDS encoding PLP-dependent aminotransferase family protein, whose protein sequence is MSARASNGLPLVQFHSAPETVDLSWGHPDPASLPLTEWAEASVGGLRRYGGAALAYGYANGPGPLVEWLSERLGRTDGGAPDAGRIFVTAGASHALELVAALLCRRGDTVLVDAPTYHLAFRVLADHGVTLVPTASDPDGILPEATGELVERLRREGRRVPLLYLVPTFGNPTGRSLARARRTELVAMAERTGLVLVEDDTYRELAYDAPAPPSLYSQAEDGAVIRLGSFSKTVAPGLRLGWLTAAPTLVTALARRGYVDSGGGVNHATALSMAEFARLGSYERHLERMRTRYRGQRDALVAAVRQHLPEVEFTVPAGGWFLWLRLPGPLRASALLPYAEANGVSYLPGTHFFVTATGDAYLRLSFSLFAPDLLAEGVRRLATATAVAVAVAVAEST, encoded by the coding sequence ATGTCAGCCAGGGCCTCGAACGGGCTTCCACTCGTGCAGTTCCACAGCGCCCCGGAGACCGTCGACCTCTCCTGGGGCCACCCCGACCCGGCGAGCCTGCCGCTGACCGAGTGGGCCGAGGCGTCCGTCGGCGGCCTGCGCCGGTACGGCGGCGCCGCGCTGGCGTACGGCTACGCGAACGGTCCGGGTCCGCTGGTCGAGTGGCTGTCGGAACGGCTGGGCCGGACCGACGGAGGCGCCCCGGACGCCGGGCGAATCTTCGTCACCGCTGGCGCCTCGCACGCGTTGGAGCTGGTGGCGGCGCTGCTCTGCCGACGCGGGGACACGGTGCTGGTCGACGCGCCCACGTACCACCTGGCCTTCCGGGTGCTCGCCGATCACGGCGTGACACTCGTACCGACCGCGTCGGACCCCGACGGCATCCTTCCGGAGGCCACCGGGGAGCTGGTCGAGCGGCTGCGCCGGGAGGGGCGGCGGGTGCCACTGCTCTACCTCGTACCGACCTTCGGCAACCCGACCGGGCGATCCCTGGCGCGGGCACGCCGGACGGAACTGGTCGCGATGGCCGAACGGACCGGACTCGTCCTGGTCGAGGACGACACCTACCGCGAACTCGCCTACGACGCTCCGGCTCCGCCGTCGCTGTACAGCCAGGCCGAGGACGGGGCCGTGATCCGACTCGGATCGTTCTCGAAGACCGTCGCACCCGGGCTGCGGCTCGGCTGGCTCACCGCCGCACCGACGCTGGTCACCGCGCTCGCCCGGCGCGGCTACGTCGACAGCGGCGGTGGGGTCAACCACGCCACGGCACTGTCGATGGCGGAGTTCGCCCGACTCGGCTCGTACGAGCGCCACCTCGAGCGGATGCGGACCCGCTACCGAGGACAACGCGACGCGCTGGTCGCCGCCGTACGGCAGCACCTGCCGGAGGTCGAGTTCACGGTGCCGGCCGGCGGCTGGTTCCTCTGGCTACGGCTACCCGGGCCGCTGCGCGCCTCCGCGCTGCTGCCGTACGCCGAGGCGAACGGTGTGTCGTACCTGCCCGGAACGCACTTCTTCGTGACCGCCACCGGGGACGCGTACCTGCGCCTCTCCTTCTCCCTCTTCGCCCCGGACCTGCTGGCGGAGGGGGTTCGGCGGCTCGCGACGGCGACGGCGGTGGCGGTGGCGGTGGCGGTGGCGGAGTCAACGTGA
- a CDS encoding GNAT family N-acetyltransferase gives MTEVLIAPWDSGDLDLLRRLNTPEVRRHTGGPESGEQVLVRHERYVRFADTDQGCMFTVVLPTEDLKVGSVGYWERLWHDETVYEMGWAILPEHQGRGLATAAVRAVVEVARDRRRHRYAHAYPSVGNPASNAVCRKAGFTLLGETEFEYPPGRMMRSHDWRLDLTGAD, from the coding sequence ATGACCGAGGTGCTGATCGCGCCATGGGACTCCGGCGACCTCGACCTGCTGCGCCGTCTCAACACCCCGGAGGTCCGCCGGCACACCGGCGGCCCCGAGTCCGGCGAGCAGGTGCTCGTACGACACGAGCGGTACGTGCGTTTCGCCGACACCGACCAGGGGTGCATGTTCACCGTGGTGCTGCCGACGGAAGACCTGAAGGTCGGCAGCGTCGGTTACTGGGAACGCCTCTGGCACGACGAGACGGTCTACGAGATGGGCTGGGCGATCCTCCCCGAGCACCAGGGGCGGGGCCTGGCCACCGCGGCGGTCCGGGCCGTGGTCGAGGTGGCCCGCGACCGGCGCCGCCACCGGTACGCCCACGCGTACCCGTCGGTGGGGAACCCGGCCTCGAACGCGGTCTGTCGCAAGGCCGGTTTCACCCTGCTCGGCGAGACCGAGTTCGAGTATCCACCGGGCCGGATGATGCGTTCCCACGACTGGCGCCTCGACCTGACCGGAGCGGACTGA
- a CDS encoding aldo/keto reductase, protein MRYRTIGTDPRTRREVSVLSLGAMLFGTATDEATSYAILDRYVEAGGTFVDTSDNYAFWQNGGQGGESEELLGRWRRSRGIGDEIVIATKLGARPLAPGTSYTDNAEGLSAKVIRESAERSRERLGMARLDLLYAHIEDRTVPLEETVEAFGELVAEGSVGLLGASNHRAWRVERARNIAAAAGLPGYEVLQYHHTHLTRRTDLPSELDPDGDPGSVGPELASYLRVEPTLTLVAYSPLARGSYARPDKPFGPAYDLPSAPGRLAVLREVAAQTGATVNQVVLAWLMGGVTPAIPLVGASSVAQLDESIEAVELELTDEQRARLDQAG, encoded by the coding sequence ATGAGGTACCGCACGATCGGCACGGACCCGCGGACCCGACGCGAGGTGAGCGTCCTCAGCCTCGGGGCCATGCTCTTCGGCACCGCCACCGACGAGGCCACCTCGTACGCCATCCTTGACCGGTACGTGGAGGCTGGCGGCACCTTTGTCGACACCTCGGACAACTACGCGTTCTGGCAGAACGGTGGACAGGGCGGGGAGAGCGAGGAACTGCTCGGCCGTTGGCGGCGCAGCCGGGGCATCGGCGACGAGATCGTCATCGCGACCAAGCTCGGCGCCCGCCCGTTGGCCCCCGGCACCAGCTACACGGACAACGCGGAGGGGCTCTCCGCGAAGGTGATCCGCGAGTCGGCCGAGCGCAGCCGGGAACGGCTCGGCATGGCCCGGCTCGACCTGCTGTACGCGCACATCGAGGACCGGACGGTGCCGCTGGAGGAGACCGTGGAGGCCTTCGGCGAGCTGGTCGCCGAGGGCAGCGTGGGTCTGCTGGGGGCGAGCAACCACCGGGCCTGGCGGGTGGAGAGGGCGCGCAACATCGCCGCCGCCGCCGGCCTGCCCGGGTACGAGGTGCTCCAGTACCACCACACGCACCTGACGCGGCGTACCGACCTGCCGAGCGAGCTGGATCCCGACGGCGACCCCGGTTCGGTCGGCCCGGAGCTCGCCAGCTACCTGCGGGTCGAGCCCACCCTGACGCTGGTCGCGTACTCGCCGCTGGCTAGGGGCTCCTACGCCCGCCCGGACAAGCCGTTCGGCCCGGCGTACGACCTGCCCAGTGCCCCTGGCCGGCTGGCCGTGCTGCGCGAGGTGGCGGCGCAGACCGGGGCGACGGTCAACCAGGTGGTGCTGGCCTGGCTGATGGGTGGCGTCACACCGGCGATCCCACTGGTCGGGGCCTCCTCGGTGGCCCAGCTCGACGAGAGCATCGAAGCGGTGGAACTGGAGTTGACCGACGAGCAGCGGGCCCGCCTCGACCAGGCCGGCTGA
- a CDS encoding NPCBM/NEW2 domain-containing protein encodes MKRHLLTGLLALTTGLLIAPVPAQASATADTAAGAKPAPAQVLSPTPYQGWNTYFGLGGDFSEQSVREVADAMVSRGLAKAGYDIVWLDGGWQDPEPRTAAGDLQADRTRFPNGLQPLVDYIHAKGLKAGIYTDAGPYIPGKCGLGSGGGYYQRDADQFAAWKFDAVKVDFLCGIAADLDPKTVYTEFARALRNNASGRPIIFNLCNPVTSPDWGNYPEEQQSTYSWSYAPEIAQSWRTYTDVGFVGDIKFKDVLRNYDANARHPEVAGPGHFNDPDYLAPGLGMSGEEFRTQMTLWSMAAAPLVIGSDVRKLNQASIDILADREALAINQDPAGVQAVRVGAAGTTETWVKRLADGDRAVMLLNRGESPKILTTKASSVGLSGARFTVENAWTNQVTESAGTISAAVAAHGAALFRVGPNRGLPGVPHVTSGLPQVTRVGAAALPDGTAPVLAGGDEARVEVVVRNDGLLPVLAPQVTLAAPSGWTVRPIGRAPVALTSGQSTTLAFTVTVPAATAPGTATLTATTTYEAVGHGRLRQVTVSTVVLAPTPPQGEVALSHHTWISATSGWMSPTIDLSVGGWTPISVVGQVHPTGIGVASPSTIRYYTGAKCRQLTGLVGIDDAVRNVGPEGGTATFQVVGDGRVLFDSGVVGRDDPRQFDVDLTGVRVLDLVVGDAGDGGYNDRANWVGLNASC; translated from the coding sequence GTGAAACGACATCTGCTCACCGGCCTACTCGCCCTCACCACCGGTCTGCTGATCGCCCCCGTACCCGCCCAGGCCAGCGCCACCGCGGACACCGCGGCGGGTGCGAAGCCGGCACCCGCCCAGGTGCTCAGCCCGACGCCGTACCAGGGGTGGAACACCTACTTCGGTCTCGGCGGCGACTTCAGCGAGCAGTCCGTACGGGAGGTCGCCGACGCCATGGTCAGCCGTGGCCTCGCCAAGGCGGGTTACGACATCGTCTGGCTCGACGGCGGCTGGCAGGATCCCGAGCCGCGTACGGCCGCCGGTGACCTGCAGGCCGACCGGACCCGTTTCCCGAACGGGTTGCAGCCGCTGGTCGACTACATCCACGCCAAGGGCCTGAAGGCCGGTATCTACACCGACGCCGGACCGTACATCCCCGGCAAGTGCGGACTCGGCAGCGGCGGCGGCTACTACCAGCGCGACGCGGACCAGTTCGCCGCCTGGAAGTTCGACGCGGTGAAGGTGGACTTCCTCTGCGGGATCGCCGCCGACCTGGACCCGAAGACGGTCTACACCGAGTTCGCGCGGGCGCTGCGGAACAACGCCAGCGGCCGGCCGATCATCTTCAACCTCTGCAACCCGGTGACCTCGCCCGACTGGGGCAACTACCCGGAAGAGCAGCAGTCGACGTACTCCTGGAGCTACGCACCGGAGATCGCGCAGTCCTGGCGGACCTACACCGACGTCGGCTTTGTCGGCGACATCAAGTTCAAGGACGTGCTGCGCAACTACGACGCCAACGCGCGGCACCCCGAGGTCGCCGGTCCCGGGCACTTCAACGACCCGGACTACCTGGCCCCCGGCCTGGGCATGAGCGGCGAGGAATTCCGTACCCAGATGACGCTCTGGTCCATGGCCGCCGCGCCGTTGGTCATCGGCAGCGACGTCCGCAAGCTCAACCAGGCATCGATCGACATCCTCGCCGACCGTGAGGCACTGGCGATCAACCAGGACCCCGCCGGCGTGCAGGCCGTACGGGTCGGCGCCGCCGGTACGACGGAGACGTGGGTCAAGCGGCTCGCCGACGGCGACCGGGCCGTGATGCTGCTGAACCGGGGCGAGAGCCCGAAGATCCTCACCACGAAGGCATCCTCGGTCGGCCTCTCCGGGGCCCGCTTCACCGTCGAGAACGCGTGGACCAACCAGGTCACCGAGAGCGCCGGCACCATCAGCGCCGCCGTCGCGGCCCACGGCGCGGCACTGTTCCGGGTCGGCCCGAACCGGGGCCTCCCCGGCGTACCGCACGTCACCTCCGGCCTGCCGCAGGTGACGCGGGTCGGCGCCGCCGCCCTGCCGGACGGCACGGCACCGGTCCTCGCCGGTGGCGACGAGGCTCGGGTCGAGGTCGTCGTACGCAACGACGGGCTGCTGCCGGTCCTCGCGCCGCAGGTCACGCTCGCTGCACCCAGCGGCTGGACGGTCCGTCCGATCGGCCGGGCGCCGGTGGCGTTGACCAGTGGCCAGTCCACCACCCTCGCCTTCACGGTGACCGTCCCGGCGGCGACCGCTCCCGGCACCGCCACCCTGACCGCCACCACCACGTACGAGGCGGTCGGGCACGGGCGGCTGCGGCAGGTGACGGTCTCCACGGTGGTGCTCGCCCCGACACCGCCACAGGGCGAGGTCGCGCTCTCGCACCACACCTGGATCAGCGCCACCAGCGGGTGGATGAGCCCGACGATCGATCTGAGTGTTGGTGGCTGGACGCCGATCAGCGTGGTGGGCCAGGTCCACCCGACCGGGATCGGGGTGGCCTCGCCGTCGACGATCCGTTACTACACGGGTGCCAAGTGCCGCCAGCTGACCGGCCTCGTCGGCATCGACGACGCGGTCCGCAACGTCGGACCCGAGGGTGGCACGGCGACCTTCCAGGTGGTCGGTGACGGCCGTGTCCTGTTCGACAGCGGGGTGGTGGGCCGGGACGATCCCCGCCAGTTCGACGTCGACCTGACCGGTGTCCGCGTGCTCGACCTGGTGGTCGGCGACGCGGGTGACGGTGGCTACAACGACCGTGCCAACTGGGTCGGCCTGAACGCCAGCTGCTGA
- a CDS encoding bifunctional 5,10-methylenetetrahydrofolate dehydrogenase/5,10-methenyltetrahydrofolate cyclohydrolase produces MSGLILSGRELAAALRADTARQAAALTDAGTPPRLAVVVATDDEASAGYVRSISTAAVKLGIVCKVLDLGADAELATIRATLAALSADDLVHGIILQTPLPGGVRLEELTGAIAVEKDVDGANPLSLGRLAAGLSAYPPATAAAVLAVLDHHGVELAGRRAVVIGRSTVVGKPVAHLLLERHATVTVCHSRTPDLAAVTCTADVLVAAVGRPGLVTAGHVKRGAVVVDVGTNPTPDGGLVGDVDAGPVAEQAAGLTPVPGGVGPVTTALLLNHTVRAATALTRPASTG; encoded by the coding sequence ATGAGCGGGCTGATCCTGAGCGGTCGTGAACTTGCCGCCGCGCTCCGGGCCGACACCGCCCGACAGGCCGCCGCGCTCACCGACGCCGGGACACCGCCCAGACTCGCGGTCGTGGTCGCCACCGACGACGAGGCCAGCGCCGGGTACGTCCGCTCGATCAGCACGGCGGCGGTCAAGCTCGGCATCGTCTGCAAGGTGCTCGACCTCGGTGCCGACGCGGAACTGGCGACGATCCGGGCCACCCTGGCCGCGCTGAGCGCCGACGATCTGGTGCACGGCATCATCCTGCAGACCCCGCTGCCGGGCGGGGTGAGGCTGGAGGAGCTGACCGGGGCGATCGCGGTGGAGAAGGACGTCGACGGGGCGAATCCGCTCAGTCTCGGCCGGCTCGCCGCAGGGCTGTCCGCGTACCCGCCCGCGACGGCCGCGGCGGTGCTGGCCGTTCTCGACCACCACGGGGTCGAATTGGCCGGGCGCCGGGCGGTGGTGATCGGACGTTCCACCGTGGTCGGCAAACCCGTCGCGCATCTGCTGCTGGAACGGCACGCCACGGTGACGGTCTGCCATTCGCGTACCCCCGACCTGGCCGCGGTCACCTGCACCGCCGACGTCCTGGTCGCCGCCGTCGGCCGGCCCGGCCTGGTCACCGCGGGACACGTGAAGCGGGGGGCGGTGGTGGTCGACGTCGGCACCAACCCGACGCCGGACGGTGGTCTCGTCGGTGACGTGGACGCGGGCCCGGTCGCCGAGCAGGCCGCCGGACTCACCCCGGTTCCCGGCGGGGTCGGTCCGGTGACCACGGCACTGCTGCTGAATCACACCGTACGGGCGGCGACCGCGTTGACCCGGCCGGCGTCCACGGGGTAG
- a CDS encoding cyclodeaminase/cyclohydrolase family protein — MRDEKIGEFLDRLADRVPAPGGGATAALHAAQAAALVGMVARYSTGERYAEHQAAIDRIVGASDALRADALRLAAEDAAAFTAVTEAYRLPRDSEEQRVDRSAAIATALVGAAQPPVQVIAVAAEVLTLAEELLPIGNPNVSTDVAAAAEAARAAATTARVNVEVNLAGVREHTARATLVAGTDRVDDLAARADRLTATVRRGIAG, encoded by the coding sequence ATGCGCGACGAGAAGATCGGCGAGTTCCTGGACCGGCTCGCCGACCGGGTGCCGGCGCCCGGCGGCGGCGCCACCGCGGCCCTGCACGCCGCGCAGGCGGCGGCACTGGTCGGGATGGTGGCCCGGTACAGCACCGGCGAACGGTACGCAGAACACCAGGCGGCGATCGACCGGATCGTGGGCGCCAGTGACGCTCTCCGGGCGGACGCGCTCCGGCTGGCGGCCGAGGACGCCGCCGCTTTCACCGCCGTCACCGAGGCCTACCGACTGCCGAGGGACTCCGAGGAGCAGCGCGTCGACCGGTCGGCCGCGATAGCCACCGCCCTGGTCGGCGCGGCGCAGCCCCCGGTCCAGGTGATCGCGGTCGCCGCCGAGGTGCTGACGTTGGCGGAGGAGCTGCTGCCGATCGGCAACCCGAACGTCAGCACCGACGTGGCCGCCGCCGCCGAGGCCGCCCGTGCCGCCGCCACCACCGCCCGGGTCAACGTCGAGGTCAACCTCGCCGGTGTCCGGGAGCACACCGCCCGGGCCACGCTCGTCGCGGGAACCGACCGGGTCGACGACCTCGCCGCTCGCGCGGACCGGTTGACCGCCACCGTACGGCGGGGGATCGCCGGATGA
- a CDS encoding TIGR03620 family F420-dependent LLM class oxidoreductase translates to MQQERPSGVDLAQLRQRMGRVGVWSSRLSQESASAAGALVSEIEDLGYGTVWVGETPASKEALVHAGLLLNATRDLMVATGIVNIWGRDATAASNGANALAEAYGGRFVLGLGVSHAPLVSSRGHDYRKPLSAMRDYLDAMDAVQYEGPLSAPAPRMLAALRQGMLELAAERTDGAHPYFVTPEHTAKARTILGPEPVLAPEQTVVLTTDPERARAVGRAFTTGYLAMPNYYQHMRALGWEERDLADGGSDALVDAIVAWGEPEQVAERIRAHHDAGADHVCVQPLAGNAADQLAQLRALAPLLNQG, encoded by the coding sequence ATGCAGCAGGAACGCCCCAGCGGTGTGGACCTGGCCCAGTTGCGGCAACGAATGGGCCGGGTCGGGGTCTGGAGCAGCCGGTTGAGCCAGGAGTCGGCCTCGGCCGCCGGCGCGCTGGTGTCCGAGATCGAGGACCTCGGTTACGGGACCGTGTGGGTGGGTGAGACCCCGGCGAGCAAGGAGGCGCTCGTCCACGCCGGACTCCTGCTCAACGCCACCCGGGACCTGATGGTCGCCACCGGCATCGTCAACATCTGGGGCCGCGACGCCACCGCCGCGTCAAACGGGGCGAACGCGCTGGCCGAAGCGTACGGGGGCCGGTTTGTCCTGGGCCTCGGGGTGAGCCACGCGCCCCTCGTCTCCAGCCGGGGGCACGACTACCGCAAGCCGCTCTCGGCGATGCGTGACTACCTCGACGCCATGGACGCGGTCCAGTACGAGGGGCCACTGTCGGCCCCCGCGCCCCGGATGCTGGCCGCGCTCCGGCAGGGCATGCTGGAGCTGGCGGCGGAACGTACCGACGGCGCCCACCCGTACTTCGTCACGCCGGAGCACACCGCCAAGGCCCGTACGATCCTCGGCCCCGAACCGGTGCTCGCACCCGAGCAGACGGTCGTGCTGACGACCGACCCGGAGCGGGCCAGGGCCGTCGGGCGGGCGTTCACCACCGGATACCTCGCGATGCCGAACTACTACCAGCACATGCGGGCGCTCGGCTGGGAGGAACGGGACCTCGCCGACGGAGGCAGCGACGCCCTGGTCGACGCGATCGTGGCCTGGGGCGAACCGGAGCAGGTCGCCGAACGGATCCGGGCGCACCACGACGCCGGCGCCGACCATGTCTGCGTGCAGCCGCTCGCCGGCAACGCCGCAGACCAGTTGGCCCAGCTCCGGGCGCTGGCGCCGCTGCTGAACCAGGGCTGA
- a CDS encoding DUF2087 domain-containing protein, translating to MSEDREKVLRAFLKDDRLVAIPTKAGKRRVLLEHIVTSFEPGVRLTEREVDAVLRAFYEPDWVSLRRYLISEGLMSRENGIYWRTGGPVDV from the coding sequence ATGAGCGAAGACCGGGAAAAGGTGCTGCGCGCGTTCCTCAAGGACGACCGGTTGGTGGCGATCCCGACCAAGGCCGGCAAGCGTCGGGTGCTGCTGGAGCACATCGTCACCTCGTTCGAGCCCGGGGTACGGCTGACCGAACGGGAGGTCGACGCGGTGCTGCGGGCGTTCTACGAGCCGGACTGGGTGTCGTTGCGTCGCTACCTGATCAGCGAGGGGCTGATGTCCCGGGAGAACGGAATCTACTGGCGTACCGGTGGTCCGGTCGACGTCTGA
- a CDS encoding ATP-binding protein — MSDQGTDRLGREELRTLFLFEALTDEQLDWLAEQGRVERRDAETNIFAEGELATCFYVLLRGTVMQSGRVRGEEVEVTRTSKRGVYGGAIRAYMPDDPDQRYANTLRAITDCELFVLPATAFATAMRDWFPMAVHLLEGLFYGMRRTQTRLGERERLLALGALSAGLTHELNNPAAAAVRATATLRGQVAGMRHKLAMIADGRLDGSRLHQLVELQDDAVKRAAGAPELSALETSDAEDTLTDWLDEHGFADGWRLAPSLVAAGIDTDWLDQVALAVGTENLDPAVRWLTYTVETEQLMREIDDAVGRISGLVGAAKQYSQLDRAPYQVVDVHDLLTATLTIMKAKIPAGVRKVKEYGQGLPAIPAYAAELNQVWTNLIDNALGAMGETGTLSIRTAREGDMLVVEIGDTGPGIPPEVRDRIFEPFFTTKPVGEGTGLGLDISYRIVVTKHRGDIRVESRPGDTRFRVYLPISPPPVVLTDAEPTAGPTAGR, encoded by the coding sequence GTGAGTGACCAGGGAACCGACCGGCTGGGTCGGGAAGAGTTGCGCACCCTGTTCCTGTTCGAGGCGTTGACCGACGAGCAACTCGACTGGCTCGCCGAGCAGGGGCGGGTCGAGCGGCGCGACGCGGAGACCAACATCTTCGCCGAGGGCGAACTGGCCACCTGCTTCTACGTGCTGCTGCGCGGCACCGTGATGCAGTCCGGCCGGGTACGCGGCGAAGAGGTCGAGGTCACCCGGACCAGCAAGCGGGGTGTCTACGGCGGTGCGATCCGGGCGTACATGCCGGACGACCCGGACCAGCGGTACGCCAACACGCTGCGGGCGATCACCGACTGTGAGCTGTTCGTGCTGCCGGCGACGGCCTTCGCCACCGCCATGCGGGACTGGTTCCCGATGGCGGTGCACCTGCTCGAAGGGCTCTTCTACGGCATGCGCCGGACCCAGACCCGGCTCGGCGAGCGGGAGCGGCTGCTCGCCCTCGGCGCGCTCTCGGCCGGGCTCACCCACGAGCTGAACAACCCCGCCGCCGCGGCCGTACGGGCCACCGCGACGCTGCGCGGCCAGGTCGCCGGAATGCGCCACAAGCTCGCCATGATCGCCGATGGGCGGCTCGACGGTTCCCGGTTGCACCAGCTGGTCGAGCTGCAGGACGACGCGGTCAAGCGGGCGGCCGGCGCGCCGGAACTTTCCGCACTGGAGACCAGCGACGCCGAGGACACCCTGACCGACTGGCTCGACGAGCACGGTTTCGCGGACGGCTGGCGGTTGGCACCCTCGCTGGTCGCCGCCGGGATCGACACCGACTGGTTGGACCAGGTCGCGCTCGCGGTCGGCACGGAGAACCTCGACCCGGCCGTGCGGTGGCTGACCTACACGGTCGAGACCGAGCAGCTCATGCGGGAAATCGACGACGCGGTCGGACGGATTTCCGGCCTGGTCGGCGCGGCCAAGCAGTATTCCCAGCTGGACCGGGCGCCGTACCAGGTCGTCGACGTGCATGACCTGCTCACCGCCACGCTCACCATCATGAAGGCGAAGATCCCGGCCGGGGTGCGGAAGGTCAAGGAGTACGGCCAGGGCCTGCCCGCCATTCCCGCGTACGCGGCCGAGCTGAACCAGGTCTGGACCAACCTGATCGACAACGCGCTCGGGGCGATGGGGGAGACCGGCACGCTCTCCATCCGTACCGCCCGGGAGGGCGACATGCTGGTGGTCGAGATCGGCGACACCGGACCGGGCATTCCGCCGGAGGTCCGGGACCGCATCTTCGAGCCGTTCTTCACCACCAAGCCGGTCGGCGAGGGGACCGGCCTCGGTCTCGACATCTCGTACCGGATCGTGGTGACCAAGCACCGGGGCGACATCCGGGTCGAGTCGCGGCCCGGTGACACCCGGTTCCGGGTCTACCTGCCGATCAGCCCGCCGCCGGTCGTGCTCACCGACGCGGAGCCGACCGCCGGGCCGACCGCCGGCAGGTGA